The proteins below are encoded in one region of Festucalex cinctus isolate MCC-2025b chromosome 2, RoL_Fcin_1.0, whole genome shotgun sequence:
- the LOC144013204 gene encoding uncharacterized protein LOC144013204, whose product MMLMGQFDTGLDYNVDAGMIEQHTTMCKVMLMERKCTDKAARMRSALQRQLSAGTSGSGSDAWDRTVSFFTVKKALIFHNGYSKSTREALRAFPSPADDVAPLCCQ is encoded by the exons TCGACACCGGTCTGGACTACAACGTGGACGCCGGCATGATTGAGCAACACACAAC AATGTGCAAGGTGATGCTGATGGAGAGGAAGTGCACAGACAAAGCAGCGAGGATGCGCTCGGCCCTGCAGAGGCAACTCAGCGCAGGGACGTCCGGCTCGGGCTCGGACGCGTGGGACAGGACAGTGTCTTTCTTCACGGTGAAAAAAGCCCTCATCTTCCACAACGGCTACAGCAAATCAACCAGGGAGGCCCTGCGTGCGTTCCCCTCGCCCGCTGACGACGTCGCCCCGCTGTGCTGCCAGTAA